A window of Fictibacillus halophilus contains these coding sequences:
- a CDS encoding HIT family protein, protein MSEDCFICDKHKGTIETAGVKIFEDEFVYVGHIDKGGQPSYLGHIMIDLKRHAASLGDLTIQEANAFGQIMARVSRAIKETENAEHIYALVSGNSVAHLHMHIVPRYPNTPEEYWGPNEVYGWADAPFGRNEDIVKVCERVKNHLEENRYEY, encoded by the coding sequence GTGAGTGAGGATTGTTTTATTTGCGACAAACATAAAGGCACTATTGAAACAGCAGGTGTAAAAATATTTGAAGATGAATTTGTTTATGTGGGTCATATTGATAAAGGAGGCCAGCCATCATACCTAGGGCATATCATGATCGACCTGAAGCGACACGCAGCAAGTCTTGGTGACCTGACCATACAAGAAGCAAATGCATTCGGTCAGATCATGGCTCGAGTGAGCAGAGCCATAAAGGAAACAGAGAATGCAGAACACATTTATGCACTGGTATCTGGAAATTCTGTTGCCCACCTGCATATGCACATCGTTCCGCGTTATCCAAATACACCAGAGGAATATTGGGGACCGAATGAAGTCTATGGTTGGGCGGATGCTCCGTTTGGAAGGAATGAAGATATTGTCAAAGTTTGCGAACGTGTAAAAAATCATTTGGAGGAGAATAGATATGAATACTAA
- a CDS encoding GrpB family protein → MIAKPIVDLDIIIENYDRLPEVVTKLNGLGYIHQLQWSFKGREAFENLNEKSTCLSNRIKHHLYVCDENSMELKNRLDFRDYLRTHPKAVEEYNHLKTCLVTSKSTRAEYTEGKTKFISNILHKIRKNKLDRNY, encoded by the coding sequence ATGATTGCAAAGCCAATTGTTGATTTAGATATTATCATTGAGAATTATGATCGACTTCCAGAAGTAGTTACTAAACTAAACGGTTTGGGATATATTCATCAATTACAATGGAGCTTTAAGGGAAGAGAAGCATTTGAAAATTTAAATGAAAAATCAACATGTCTTTCTAATCGTATTAAGCATCACTTATACGTTTGTGATGAAAATAGTATGGAATTGAAAAACCGTTTGGATTTTCGAGATTATTTAAGGACTCATCCAAAAGCTGTTGAAGAATATAATCATCTTAAAACTTGTTTAGTTACATCGAAAAGCACGCGAGCAGAATACACAGAAGGAAAAACGAAATTCATCTCTAACATCTTACATAAAATCAGAAAAAACAAACTTGACAGAAATTACTAA
- a CDS encoding dihydrofolate reductase, with translation MNFSIIAAMGENRVIGKDNDLPWRLPRDWKYVQKITMGKTIVLGRKNFESIGKALPGRRNIVLTRKMDFIPQNCIVFHSIKEVLNACEDDEEVFIFGGEEIYSQFMPMVTKMYLTKIHHAFEGDTYFPIFNERDWKEISRVKGIQDKQNPYTYYFHEYIRKVTVND, from the coding sequence ATGAACTTTTCAATAATAGCTGCTATGGGGGAAAATAGAGTAATAGGCAAAGATAATGATTTACCTTGGAGGTTGCCGAGAGATTGGAAGTATGTTCAAAAGATTACAATGGGAAAAACCATTGTTTTAGGTAGAAAAAACTTCGAATCTATTGGGAAAGCACTGCCTGGTAGGAGGAACATCGTGCTTACGAGGAAAATGGATTTCATACCCCAAAACTGTATCGTTTTCCATTCTATAAAAGAGGTGCTAAATGCTTGTGAAGACGATGAAGAAGTTTTTATTTTTGGAGGAGAGGAAATCTATTCGCAGTTTATGCCTATGGTAACTAAAATGTATCTAACCAAAATACACCATGCCTTTGAAGGGGATACTTACTTTCCTATATTCAATGAAAGAGATTGGAAAGAGATTTCTAGAGTTAAAGGAATTCAGGACAAACAAAATCCTTATACCTATTATTTTCATGAATACATAAGGAAAGTTACAGTTAATGATTGA
- a CDS encoding flavoprotein, whose protein sequence is MKESFEQFYRNYLDSWRNFSIKGIENVVSPKYAAREIRGKEVYDFGYEESIEGWKYAFKELGEKRAKWILKEDVIFSLKDDEVMAIIWASLNVNDQPIETASLFFKTFRWEDGSWKMVRSYIEAGIPTEKMLSLEITTKER, encoded by the coding sequence ATGAAAGAATCTTTTGAGCAATTTTATAGAAATTATCTAGATAGCTGGAGAAACTTTTCTATCAAAGGTATAGAGAATGTTGTTTCGCCTAAATACGCAGCACGGGAAATTAGAGGCAAAGAGGTTTATGATTTTGGCTATGAAGAATCAATTGAAGGATGGAAATATGCATTTAAGGAGTTAGGAGAAAAGAGGGCGAAGTGGATTCTAAAAGAAGATGTAATCTTTTCTTTAAAAGACGATGAAGTGATGGCGATTATTTGGGCATCGCTGAATGTTAATGATCAACCTATTGAAACGGCTAGCTTGTTCTTTAAGACTTTTAGATGGGAAGATGGAAGTTGGAAAATGGTTAGAAGTTATATAGAGGCAGGAATACCAACAGAAAAGATGCTGAGTTTAGAGATTACGACAAAAGAAAGGTAA
- a CDS encoding dihydrofolate reductase family protein, producing the protein MELERKVILYIASSVDGFIAKENGAIDWLSVVERPGEDYGYESFIETVDTVIMGRKTYDKVLSFGIEFPHKNKECYVISRTKTGNDENVTFYGGDVSNLIQELKNKEGKNIFIDGGSEVVRELKSHNLIDEYVISYIPIMLGNGISLFQETETEIKLELIDSKSFETGLVQVSYRTV; encoded by the coding sequence GTGGAATTGGAACGAAAAGTAATTTTGTATATTGCATCAAGTGTTGATGGATTTATTGCAAAAGAAAATGGTGCTATTGATTGGTTATCTGTTGTTGAACGTCCTGGTGAAGATTACGGATATGAATCGTTCATTGAGACCGTAGATACGGTGATCATGGGAAGAAAAACGTATGACAAGGTGTTATCATTTGGAATTGAATTTCCTCATAAGAATAAAGAATGCTATGTTATCTCAAGAACCAAAACGGGCAATGATGAAAATGTTACTTTTTATGGTGGGGATGTTAGTAATCTAATTCAGGAGTTAAAGAACAAAGAGGGAAAAAACATTTTTATTGATGGTGGATCAGAGGTTGTAAGAGAACTGAAATCACATAATCTTATTGATGAATACGTGATATCTTATATTCCTATCATGCTAGGTAATGGAATCTCATTGTTTCAGGAAACCGAAACAGAAATTAAACTTGAATTAATTGATAGTAAATCGTTTGAAACAGGATTGGTACAGGTAAGCTATAGAACGGTATAA
- a CDS encoding FUSC family protein codes for MQRLYNKHQWLAKMVAADPGYVRLQKAGRATASLILAVFTTLLIMRYTGHSGGITPAIVSGMLGLMGIMVVMDDTKQEMRVTTLWLGVSAMLGITVGSLVANNAYYIDVVLVLSVFSSFYFSRFGTRYFSLFMIFFMTVYFSSVLKLSSEQLPWFYVGIWLGIAYAFILNFFLFQDTARNLKRSIHSFHIQSNLTLNLLIEAMQDKESSFKRKEELEKNVSKLRDYALIVSGYITENDVKKIWPGLLPSQLRLYVFDTGMLIETLVDSVRGLKKADALQVDEIKQLLIAVTVAVRDAEVLAPHVKEQNILPAEKSVQQLRMLIMKLLEREAPPQGWIYLIRRIESIANHVIEGAVTIQQSLYSQSVDKKVEEKVERVSEEATKEEDKSLKPSTKKAYQALVAGILSIIVGLIISPAQPYWVLLTAFVVLLGTESIGRIYTKGYQRSLGTIIGAVIGFVLAKLLSGHTVLEVTFLFVVVFLAFYLMTVSYTLMSVFITMLIAFMYDLLLGGITFSLIGARVLDTIAGASIALAVSYLIFPKKTKVKVAESIKEFLEELAPFVTEYVRGFREDVNVKNLSESAFKLDLKLQAIRDEAQSFLQRPGSPIYADMVSWMTRLAAINYYAKHLVASAYRKGFDYPEELLEGFIQIETKIKNNIDSLSALVTENEGEYVLYSLEEEREKFERLAPSRKQSQRDLIHHLYYVWRINQSLVELGNELGGVIENQSTNK; via the coding sequence GTGCAACGATTATATAACAAGCATCAGTGGTTAGCGAAAATGGTAGCAGCTGATCCTGGATATGTACGGCTGCAAAAAGCCGGAAGAGCGACTGCTAGTTTAATTCTTGCTGTATTCACTACCCTACTTATCATGCGATACACCGGTCACTCTGGAGGCATCACACCAGCTATTGTTTCAGGTATGCTTGGGTTGATGGGTATCATGGTCGTAATGGATGATACAAAACAAGAGATGAGAGTAACCACGTTATGGCTCGGAGTTTCTGCTATGTTGGGCATCACGGTCGGTTCCCTAGTAGCGAACAATGCCTATTACATAGATGTAGTTTTAGTTTTAAGTGTGTTTAGCAGTTTTTATTTCTCAAGATTTGGTACACGCTATTTTTCCTTGTTCATGATCTTCTTTATGACGGTTTATTTTTCTTCTGTTTTAAAGTTATCTAGTGAGCAGCTACCATGGTTTTACGTTGGAATATGGCTAGGTATAGCATATGCCTTTATCCTGAATTTTTTCTTGTTTCAAGATACGGCAAGAAATTTAAAAAGAAGTATTCATTCGTTTCACATACAGAGTAATCTGACTCTTAACCTCTTGATTGAAGCAATGCAAGATAAAGAATCAAGCTTTAAACGTAAGGAAGAATTAGAGAAGAATGTTTCCAAGTTAAGAGATTATGCTCTTATTGTTTCTGGTTATATCACCGAGAATGATGTAAAAAAAATCTGGCCAGGTTTATTACCAAGTCAACTTCGGCTTTACGTGTTTGATACGGGTATGTTGATTGAAACGTTAGTTGATTCAGTACGAGGATTGAAAAAGGCAGATGCTCTTCAAGTTGATGAGATTAAGCAATTGCTAATTGCTGTGACAGTTGCTGTTCGTGATGCCGAAGTACTCGCTCCACATGTGAAAGAACAAAATATTCTCCCCGCTGAAAAATCGGTTCAGCAGCTTCGAATGTTAATCATGAAACTACTTGAACGAGAAGCGCCTCCTCAAGGGTGGATCTACCTTATCCGCCGAATTGAATCAATCGCTAATCACGTGATAGAAGGTGCTGTTACGATACAGCAATCTCTCTATTCTCAGTCTGTAGATAAAAAAGTAGAAGAGAAAGTTGAAAGAGTTAGCGAAGAAGCTACGAAAGAGGAAGACAAATCGTTAAAGCCCTCAACTAAAAAAGCATATCAAGCACTTGTAGCAGGAATTTTATCAATAATAGTTGGCTTAATAATCTCACCAGCACAGCCATATTGGGTTCTTCTTACAGCGTTTGTCGTTCTACTTGGAACTGAGTCCATCGGACGGATTTATACGAAAGGATATCAGCGTTCTTTAGGTACAATCATAGGAGCTGTTATCGGTTTTGTCCTTGCTAAACTTCTTTCCGGACATACCGTTTTAGAAGTCACCTTTCTCTTTGTTGTTGTTTTTCTAGCCTTTTATTTAATGACTGTTTCCTACACGTTAATGAGTGTGTTTATCACCATGCTAATTGCGTTTATGTATGACCTTTTATTAGGAGGAATTACGTTTTCGTTAATTGGAGCCAGAGTGCTAGATACGATTGCAGGTGCATCGATAGCTTTAGCTGTTTCTTATTTAATCTTCCCGAAGAAAACGAAAGTAAAGGTAGCGGAATCAATCAAAGAATTCTTAGAAGAACTTGCTCCCTTTGTCACGGAATACGTCAGAGGATTTAGGGAAGATGTTAACGTAAAGAATCTTTCAGAAAGTGCGTTTAAGCTGGATCTAAAACTTCAGGCGATCAGAGATGAAGCGCAATCGTTTCTTCAACGACCAGGATCACCGATCTATGCTGATATGGTCAGTTGGATGACAAGGTTAGCTGCGATTAACTATTACGCAAAACATCTGGTCGCTTCTGCTTACAGAAAGGGATTTGATTATCCGGAGGAACTTCTTGAAGGATTTATTCAGATCGAGACAAAAATAAAGAACAACATTGATTCATTATCTGCGCTTGTAACAGAAAATGAAGGGGAGTATGTTCTTTATTCATTAGAAGAAGAACGAGAGAAGTTTGAACGTCTTGCGCCAAGCCGTAAGCAATCTCAGCGTGATCTGATTCATCACCTCTATTATGTATGGCGCATCAACCAATCACTTGTTGAGTTAGGTAATGAATTGGGAGGAGTAATAGAGAACCAGAGTACAAATAAATAA
- a CDS encoding FAD-binding oxidoreductase: MGSTELTGRIIFKGDPGYNEAVRNWNPYVNTYPLVFVFAQNACDVSNAIKWARENDVPLRVRSGRHALDKEFNVVKGGIVIDTGDMNKVHLDKKKGIATVQPGIRVGPLVKGLAREGFLAVFGDSPTVGIGGITTGGGFGLLSRTIGVISDNLLALETVDAKGRILKASPTCNEDLFWASRGGGGGTFGYNTEYTFKVHRAPETATVFNIIWPWEQLETVFEAWQNLMPFVDSRLGSYIEIFSKVNGLCQVTGLFLGSRPELIQILQPLLNAGTPSEVVIETLFYPDCIDFLDPPEPPYADQNFKFSSSWATSLWPKEPIKVMKQFLEEAPGTETNFYFTNWGGAISSVPKDKTAFYWRDPLFYTEWNATWVNKSEEASSLASVESVRQQLKPYTVGSYVNVPDENIQNFGTAYWATNFARLQRVKTKYDPENVFNHPQSVPPLY, translated from the coding sequence ATGGGATCAACAGAGTTAACAGGAAGAATAATCTTTAAAGGTGACCCTGGATATAATGAAGCCGTTAGAAACTGGAACCCTTATGTCAACACATATCCTCTTGTATTCGTTTTTGCTCAAAATGCATGTGACGTTAGTAATGCGATTAAATGGGCTCGTGAGAACGATGTGCCTCTTAGAGTCAGAAGTGGCCGCCATGCTCTAGACAAAGAGTTCAATGTGGTAAAGGGTGGAATCGTTATCGACACAGGTGATATGAATAAAGTACATCTAGACAAGAAAAAAGGAATTGCTACTGTTCAACCTGGAATTCGTGTTGGTCCTCTTGTAAAAGGTCTAGCTCGAGAAGGCTTTTTGGCTGTCTTTGGCGATAGTCCGACCGTTGGAATCGGAGGCATCACAACGGGTGGGGGATTCGGGTTACTCTCACGTACAATTGGTGTCATATCAGATAACCTTCTTGCACTAGAGACCGTAGATGCAAAAGGACGGATTCTTAAAGCGAGCCCAACTTGCAACGAAGACTTGTTTTGGGCCTCTAGAGGAGGCGGTGGTGGTACATTTGGTTACAATACGGAATATACGTTTAAAGTTCATCGTGCACCTGAAACCGCAACGGTCTTTAACATTATATGGCCATGGGAACAGCTCGAAACAGTATTTGAAGCATGGCAAAATTTGATGCCGTTTGTAGATTCACGATTGGGCAGTTATATAGAGATCTTCAGCAAAGTGAATGGACTATGTCAAGTAACTGGCCTTTTCTTAGGTTCAAGACCTGAATTGATTCAAATATTACAACCTTTACTTAATGCTGGGACACCTTCCGAAGTAGTCATAGAAACGCTATTCTACCCAGACTGTATTGATTTCCTTGATCCACCTGAACCACCTTATGCTGATCAAAACTTTAAATTCTCATCCTCTTGGGCGACTAGTCTTTGGCCAAAGGAACCGATTAAGGTTATGAAACAGTTTTTAGAAGAAGCACCTGGAACAGAGACCAATTTTTATTTTACCAATTGGGGCGGTGCGATTAGCAGTGTACCAAAAGATAAGACGGCTTTCTATTGGCGTGATCCGCTGTTTTACACCGAATGGAACGCTACCTGGGTTAATAAATCTGAAGAAGCGAGTAGTCTTGCATCAGTAGAGTCTGTGCGTCAGCAGTTAAAACCTTATACAGTTGGTTCTTATGTAAACGTTCCAGATGAAAACATTCAAAACTTCGGAACCGCTTACTGGGCAACAAACTTTGCTAGACTGCAGAGAGTAAAAACAAAATATGATCCTGAGAATGTATTTAATCATCCTCAGAGTGTCCCACCACTGTATTAA
- a CDS encoding aminoglycoside 6-adenylyltransferase translates to MYSPKDRDSFFLRTVDALNVLPMVEGVVQLGSGVTGYKDEYSDIDLMVATSTENDVVGAKDNIQQFFSELNPVIIKEKQFSKNIYLFIVILENSLEFNVSILPRSSLSVRSPLWKVVLDKTGLVSKKMEKENLAFSNKLVKYATFEDPAFEFVYCYIRLDKELKRNNLVYALKMLESMRDYTLIVQAMNENKKLHQFKAYDSLDNDFLKIFLSTYPKDITGICLAESASILKELFLDTVNQSSIYTMDDLLKNLLSDKKIV, encoded by the coding sequence ATGTATTCTCCAAAAGATCGAGATTCTTTTTTTCTGCGTACAGTCGATGCGTTAAATGTATTACCCATGGTTGAAGGCGTTGTTCAATTAGGCTCTGGTGTAACAGGTTATAAAGACGAATATTCGGATATTGATTTGATGGTAGCTACTTCAACAGAGAATGATGTCGTGGGAGCGAAAGATAATATTCAACAGTTTTTCAGCGAATTGAATCCCGTCATTATAAAAGAAAAGCAGTTCTCAAAGAATATCTATCTATTCATTGTCATCCTAGAAAACTCGTTGGAATTCAATGTTTCTATTCTGCCAAGGAGTTCATTGAGTGTAAGATCTCCGTTGTGGAAAGTAGTTTTGGACAAAACAGGATTAGTTTCAAAGAAGATGGAAAAAGAAAATCTTGCTTTTTCTAACAAACTTGTAAAGTATGCCACTTTCGAAGATCCTGCTTTTGAGTTTGTTTATTGTTACATAAGATTAGACAAAGAGTTGAAACGCAATAATCTTGTATATGCATTAAAGATGCTAGAATCGATGAGAGATTACACGTTAATCGTACAGGCAATGAACGAGAATAAAAAACTTCATCAGTTTAAAGCTTACGACTCGTTAGATAATGACTTTTTAAAGATTTTTCTTTCCACCTATCCCAAAGATATAACGGGTATTTGTTTGGCTGAATCTGCTTCTATATTAAAAGAACTATTTTTAGATACCGTAAACCAAAGTTCTATCTACACGATGGATGATCTTTTAAAAAATCTGTTGAGTGATAAGAAAATTGTATAA
- a CDS encoding pyridoxamine 5'-phosphate oxidase family protein, with the protein MKVTNYVRSQEELRLMLGTPSLRGQNKVISRIDEHCKDFIAHSPFVILATSDHEGNCDSSPRGDGPGFVFIVDDHHLVIPDRPGNKRVDSMFNILYNPKVGLLFLIPGMGETLRINGEAAIIKDEEILEKMAVGGKAPLLGILVKVEQCYMHCGKAFKRSGLWEPETWVEKESLPNAAKILAAHVNLPDMTQERIASDLLEGYKNRLY; encoded by the coding sequence GTGAAAGTAACGAATTATGTGAGAAGTCAAGAAGAACTAAGGCTTATGCTCGGAACCCCAAGCCTTAGGGGGCAGAATAAAGTCATCTCTCGAATAGATGAACATTGCAAAGACTTTATAGCCCATTCACCATTTGTAATTTTAGCTACGTCAGATCATGAAGGGAACTGCGATAGTTCTCCAAGAGGAGATGGGCCTGGCTTTGTATTTATTGTAGATGATCACCATCTCGTTATTCCCGACCGACCGGGTAATAAAAGAGTAGATTCAATGTTTAATATTCTCTACAACCCAAAAGTAGGATTGCTTTTTTTAATCCCAGGTATGGGTGAAACGCTACGTATCAACGGAGAGGCTGCCATTATTAAAGATGAAGAAATACTTGAAAAAATGGCTGTAGGTGGCAAAGCTCCACTCCTTGGAATCCTTGTAAAGGTAGAACAATGCTATATGCACTGTGGTAAAGCGTTTAAGCGATCTGGACTTTGGGAACCAGAAACTTGGGTAGAGAAAGAATCCCTGCCTAATGCTGCGAAAATCTTAGCAGCTCACGTTAATCTGCCAGATATGACCCAAGAAAGAATAGCAAGTGACCTTTTAGAAGGCTACAAAAACAGACTGTACTGA
- a CDS encoding MDR family MFS transporter, which translates to MGWREYPQNIKVRLITSFFNRAVSSAVMPFMALFFATEKGKVWAGTFLILTVVIGFIVNLIGGYISDRFPRKKVLMTTSWLNAVMFLLMTVSLLPEKNWIMLFAIAYIGFIITSSLGRPAMHAIIMDSTTPENRKEVYTLDYWMINLSMAIGAALGGLLYVSHQIELFVLLTVTSISIPIAYGIWLRDEFTGFLKKTHENVFLDLFQNYRVALQDSAFVKVVIGGTFIFSAEFTLNSYIGIRLAETFDTFHIGNFEITGVRMLSMLNIQNMLMVVCFTFLINRVMDRFSKKNALLIGLLLYGIGYVTVTSANAWYVLLLFNVIATMGELIYSPIKEAEKANMIPSDKRGSYSAFANVSFSGADMLARSTIILGAFLVPVMMSVYMGVIIMIGAFFMYSGLFLREKVTEKALKKDIVAQVVK; encoded by the coding sequence ATGGGATGGAGAGAATACCCCCAAAATATTAAAGTACGGTTAATCACATCGTTCTTTAATCGAGCCGTTTCATCGGCCGTTATGCCATTTATGGCTTTATTCTTTGCAACTGAGAAGGGTAAGGTTTGGGCAGGAACATTTTTAATTTTGACGGTTGTCATTGGATTTATTGTAAATTTAATCGGTGGCTACATATCCGATCGTTTTCCAAGAAAGAAAGTGTTGATGACGACTTCTTGGTTAAACGCAGTCATGTTTTTACTCATGACCGTTAGCTTACTTCCAGAAAAAAATTGGATCATGCTCTTTGCGATCGCTTATATTGGATTCATCATTACGAGCAGTCTAGGCAGACCTGCTATGCATGCAATCATCATGGATTCGACGACACCTGAAAACAGGAAAGAAGTATATACGCTTGATTATTGGATGATTAACTTATCGATGGCAATTGGAGCAGCTTTAGGTGGATTGCTTTATGTGAGTCACCAGATTGAACTTTTCGTATTGTTAACCGTTACGTCAATCAGCATCCCCATTGCTTATGGTATTTGGTTACGTGATGAATTCACTGGTTTTTTGAAAAAAACACACGAAAATGTGTTTCTGGACTTGTTTCAAAACTACAGAGTGGCTTTACAAGATTCCGCATTTGTAAAAGTGGTTATTGGTGGAACATTTATTTTTTCAGCAGAATTTACTCTGAACAGTTATATTGGTATCCGATTGGCTGAAACATTTGACACTTTTCATATAGGTAATTTTGAGATCACTGGAGTCCGCATGCTCAGTATGCTAAACATCCAAAACATGTTGATGGTCGTATGCTTCACGTTTTTAATCAATCGAGTTATGGATCGTTTTTCTAAGAAGAATGCCTTGTTGATTGGTTTATTGTTATACGGAATTGGTTATGTGACCGTCACTTCAGCAAACGCTTGGTATGTTCTACTGTTATTTAACGTGATCGCTACGATGGGTGAGTTGATCTATTCTCCGATTAAAGAAGCGGAGAAGGCAAACATGATTCCTAGTGATAAGAGAGGATCGTACTCTGCTTTTGCAAATGTTTCCTTCAGTGGAGCAGATATGTTAGCTCGTTCGACGATTATCCTAGGTGCTTTTTTAGTACCTGTGATGATGAGTGTATATATGGGAGTAATTATCATGATCGGCGCATTCTTCATGTATTCTGGACTCTTTTTGAGAGAGAAGGTAACCGAAAAAGCATTAAAAAAAGACATTGTTGCTCAAGTCGTGAAGTAA
- a CDS encoding ABC transporter substrate-binding protein, with amino-acid sequence MDNKLLILWRYFSSGHIRTEEIAEALQISQKQTTRYLKKWNDEGWLTFTPGRGRGNVSRLQWLKNIEENFEDEVLLKLDREPVEISSKYLMYDWSTDTKLRLMNKFHTQFGFVQKAKDKLVVPKRYPFRTLHPLDAADAHSANMVSNVFNRLVSLTDQGEILPELAHSWDVSPTKLRLYLRKDVCFHDGSVLTATDVINCLEKLRFHEQNKDLWTPIDEIVSKAPLVVDILYSRGCSYILPLLSMMTSSIYKESKGRIYGTGGFLVEEDTDQKTTLTAFKEHFQERPLLDAVEFVKVPKDFPIIYHSSLEANHHETFQVESDSGFGVLIMNAYRKGSQIANVEVRQYIHQILAMNRHRIPEYESRAIPNDNSCMIGNRLPYSIPSAIRPEFKEPLIIRVAEHTEEASRWLLDTFAQYDIPVKVIKVSFEDAIFNKQLTDETDMFIHGEIFELNQNLSFYFFLTNGFAPLPLILGKNKRWQKRISQYVHTPFEDWTDLNVAVEKELIDEAIMIPLYYQKRYIPFSTELMNVNIKHFGYVDFSKLWLRPTLDQ; translated from the coding sequence ATGGATAACAAACTTCTCATTCTATGGAGATACTTTTCATCAGGTCATATTCGAACAGAAGAGATAGCTGAAGCCCTTCAGATCAGCCAGAAACAAACTACGCGATACTTAAAAAAATGGAACGATGAAGGCTGGTTAACCTTTACTCCGGGTCGGGGAAGAGGAAATGTCTCACGTCTTCAATGGTTGAAAAATATTGAAGAAAACTTTGAGGATGAAGTTCTGCTCAAATTGGACCGTGAACCGGTTGAGATTAGCAGTAAATATTTAATGTATGATTGGTCAACAGATACGAAGTTGAGATTGATGAACAAATTTCATACGCAATTTGGTTTTGTACAGAAAGCGAAAGACAAACTCGTCGTTCCAAAACGCTATCCGTTTAGGACCCTCCACCCATTAGATGCCGCAGATGCTCATAGCGCAAATATGGTATCAAATGTATTCAACCGACTCGTTTCGTTAACCGATCAAGGAGAAATCCTGCCTGAACTTGCTCACAGCTGGGATGTTTCACCTACAAAGCTACGACTTTATTTAAGAAAAGACGTTTGCTTTCACGACGGATCTGTTTTGACGGCAACAGATGTAATCAATTGTTTAGAAAAACTGCGATTTCATGAACAAAATAAAGATTTATGGACACCAATTGATGAGATTGTTTCTAAAGCTCCACTCGTGGTTGATATTTTGTATAGTAGAGGATGCAGCTATATTCTTCCCTTGTTGAGCATGATGACATCGAGTATTTACAAAGAAAGCAAAGGAAGAATATATGGGACTGGTGGATTCTTGGTCGAAGAAGACACGGATCAAAAAACTACGCTCACCGCTTTTAAGGAACATTTCCAAGAGCGGCCATTACTTGATGCTGTTGAATTCGTTAAAGTTCCAAAAGACTTTCCGATCATTTACCACTCATCGTTAGAGGCTAATCATCATGAAACCTTTCAAGTAGAGAGCGATTCGGGCTTTGGAGTACTTATCATGAATGCATACCGTAAAGGATCACAGATTGCTAACGTTGAAGTACGGCAATATATCCATCAAATTCTAGCGATGAATCGTCATAGAATACCAGAATATGAGTCAAGAGCCATACCGAACGACAACAGCTGCATGATTGGAAATCGCCTACCCTATTCGATACCTTCAGCAATCCGGCCAGAATTTAAAGAGCCTCTTATCATAAGGGTAGCTGAGCATACAGAAGAAGCTTCAAGATGGCTTCTTGACACGTTTGCTCAATATGACATTCCTGTTAAAGTCATAAAAGTATCTTTTGAAGACGCAATCTTTAATAAACAACTTACTGATGAAACAGACATGTTCATACATGGTGAAATTTTTGAGTTGAACCAAAACTTATCTTTCTATTTTTTCTTAACAAACGGTTTTGCTCCACTGCCTCTCATTTTAGGAAAAAACAAGAGATGGCAAAAACGTATTTCTCAATATGTTCATACACCATTTGAAGATTGGACCGATTTAAATGTTGCAGTCGAAAAGGAACTTATTGATGAAGCCATTATGATTCCACTGTATTATCAAAAAAGATACATTCCTTTTTCAACTGAATTGATGAACGTCAATATCAAGCATTTCGGATATGTCGACTTTTCTAAACTTTGGTTACGTCCTACGCTTGATCAGTAA